In the Gossypium raimondii isolate GPD5lz chromosome 9, ASM2569854v1, whole genome shotgun sequence genome, one interval contains:
- the LOC105797538 gene encoding uncharacterized protein LOC105797538 encodes MEVVMIRERRNYLSNVISTLVVEKLVRKGCEAFLAYVSVSGSKDSTVKDIRTVNDVLDVFPDELLGLTLNREVEFRIELLPSAAPVSIAPYRMAPKELVELKAQIQELLDRGFIRPSVSPWGAPFRRALIVSKVDLWSGYHQLRVKEAAVHKTAFKTRYGHYEFIIEAVLDWKQPKTVSEIRSFLGLAGYYRRFVEGFSLIIVPLTKLLRKCMPFSWTDLQQESFEKLKTVLTEALVLIQPESEKEFTVYSDASQVGLGCVLMQEGKVVEYASHQLKTHEANFSTHDLELAAVVFALKIWRHYLYGEMCIIYMDHKILKYLLTQKKLNIRQRKWIKLLKDYDYTIEYHPGKANVAADALSRRAPVKIPLWKWERVNMDFVNRLPLTPTKKNSIWFIVDRLTKSAHSIPIRTDSSLHKLTKLYISKIMRLHGVPTDSHSKRVIQILEDKLRRYHSDPTHIVPVEKIEVRPDLTFEEESVQILDYDVKVLRRKSISLVKFLWRNDNTEEAT; translated from the exons ATGGAGGTAGTCATGATCAGAGAACGTCGAaactacttatctaatgtgatctctacaCTGGTGGTGGAgaagttggttcgtaagggTTGTGAGGCATTCTTGGCCTATGTAAGTGTTTCGGGTTCTAAGGACTCTACGGTTAAGGATATCAGAACAGTAAATGATGTTCTGGACGTCTTTCCTGATGAGCTACTGGGTTTAACTCTGAATCGTGAAGTGGAGTTTAGGATAGAGCTCCTTCCTAGTGCAGCTCCGGTGTCCATTGCcccttatagaatggcaccgAAAGAGCTTGTGGAGCTTAAGGCCCAGATTCAAGAGTTActggatcgtgggttcatccgTCCTAGTGTGTCTCCATGGGGAGCACCA TTCCGAAGGGCTTTGATTGTTTCTAAGGTTGATCTTTGGTCAGGGTATCaccagttgagagttaaagaggcTGCCGTGCATAAGACGGCATTTAAGACTCgctatggtcactacgagttcaTA ATTGAGGCTGTCTTGGATTGGAAGCAGCCTAAGACTGTATCTGAGATCCGCAGTTTTCTAGGACTGGCAGGGTATTATCGACGATTTGTGGAGGGGTTTTCTTTGATTATAGtacccttgactaagctgctacGTAAGTGTATGCCGTTTAGTTGGACTGATTTacagcaagagagctttgagaagctcaagactgTACTGACTGAGGCCCTAGTTTTGATACAGCCAGAATCTGAAAAAGAGTTCACTGTTTACAGCGATGCATCACAagtcggtttgggatgtgtgttgatgcaggagGGAAAGGTTGTAGAATACGCGTCTCATCAACTTAAGACTCATGAGGCAAATTTTTCGACacatgacttggagttggccgCGGTGGTATTCGCACTGAAGATCTGGAGGCATTACCTATATGGTGAAATGTGTATCATCTACATGGACCACAAGATtctcaagtatctcctcactcaaAAGAAGCTAAATATTAGGCAGCGTAAATGGATTAAGTTGCTTAAAGACTACGACTATACGATTGAATACCAccctggtaaggccaatgtggcgGCCGACGCACTAAGCCGTAGGGCT CCGGTTAAGATTCCTCTTTGGAAATGGGAGCGCGTAAATATGGATTTTGTCAATAggttgcctctaacacccactaagaagaaTTCAATATGgttcatcgtggatcgattgaccaagtccgcCCACTCTATACCGATTCGTACTGATTCTTCTCTGCACAAGCTGACGAAGCTTTATATTTCTAAGATAATGAGACTGCATGGAGTTCCG ACCGATAGTCACTCtaagagggtgattcagatactagagGACAAGTTGAGGCGCTACCATTCTGAtcctactcatattgtccctgttGAAAagatcgaggttaggccagatttAACCTTTGAGGAAGAGTCAGTTCAGATTCTGGATTACGACGTTAAGGTTCTAAGAAGAAAATCCATTTCACTGGTAAAGTTTCTATGGCGGAATGATAACACTGAGGAGGCTACATGA
- the LOC105798650 gene encoding transcription factor SCREAM2 isoform X1, translating into MLAKNFRQVVSVDVRLRELIYFYFCNFQVEVRLREGRAVNIHMFCARRPGLLLSTMRALDNLGLDIQQAVINYFNGFALDVFRAEQCREGQDVLPEQIKAVLLDSAGFRGIM; encoded by the exons ATGCTTGCCAAAAACTTTCGACAGGTTGTGTCAGTCGATGTAAGGTTAAGGGAACtcatatatttctatttttgcaattttcagGTGGAGGTAAGATTAAGGGAAGGAAGGGCTGTCAACATTCACATGTTTTGTGCTCGCAGGCCAGGTCTCTTGCTCTCCACCATGAGAGCTCTAGACAACCTTGGATTGGACATACAACAAGCTGTAATCAACTATTTTAATGGGTTTGCACTAGATGTTTTCCGAGCTGAG CAATGCAGGGAAGGCCAGGATGTATTGCCTGAGCAAATCAAAGCAGTACTTTTGGATTCAGCAGGGTTCCGTGGGATAATGTGA
- the LOC105798650 gene encoding transcription factor SCREAM2 isoform X2, with product MILLRITEKVEVRLREGRAVNIHMFCARRPGLLLSTMRALDNLGLDIQQAVINYFNGFALDVFRAEQCREGQDVLPEQIKAVLLDSAGFRGIM from the exons atgattttattaagaatAACTGAAAAA GTGGAGGTAAGATTAAGGGAAGGAAGGGCTGTCAACATTCACATGTTTTGTGCTCGCAGGCCAGGTCTCTTGCTCTCCACCATGAGAGCTCTAGACAACCTTGGATTGGACATACAACAAGCTGTAATCAACTATTTTAATGGGTTTGCACTAGATGTTTTCCGAGCTGAG CAATGCAGGGAAGGCCAGGATGTATTGCCTGAGCAAATCAAAGCAGTACTTTTGGATTCAGCAGGGTTCCGTGGGATAATGTGA